One genomic window of Eggerthella timonensis includes the following:
- a CDS encoding low molecular weight protein-tyrosine-phosphatase, translating into MSAPFRILFVCHGNICRSTMAEFVMKDLVARHGLSDRFVIASAATHDDEIGSPVHHGTRAVLEAQGIDCSGKTARRLRRADAEEWDLFVGMDEANMRDMRRQLGREAEDRCFKLLEFADSDRDVADPWYTGDFDATYDDVIAGCTGLLARLAPGAKRP; encoded by the coding sequence ATGAGCGCGCCGTTCCGCATCCTGTTCGTGTGCCACGGCAACATCTGCCGCTCCACGATGGCCGAGTTCGTCATGAAGGACCTCGTGGCGCGCCACGGCCTGTCCGACCGCTTCGTTATCGCCTCCGCGGCCACGCACGACGACGAGATCGGCAGCCCCGTTCACCACGGCACGCGCGCCGTGCTCGAGGCGCAGGGCATCGACTGCTCGGGCAAGACCGCCCGCCGCCTGCGCCGCGCCGACGCCGAGGAATGGGACCTGTTCGTGGGCATGGACGAGGCGAACATGCGCGACATGCGCCGCCAGCTGGGGCGCGAGGCCGAGGACCGCTGCTTCAAGCTGCTGGAGTTCGCCGACTCCGATCGCGACGTGGCCGACCCGTGGTACACGGGCGACTTCGACGCCACCTACGATGACGTGATCGCCGGCTGCACGGGGCT